The genomic DNA GTCCTCCAGGTCGATTTGCATCTGAAATGTTCGGAATTGCTATTGGCATTGCTAGCCTTTTGATGGTCTTTTGCAAGTTGATGTGACAGATGCAGTTACACGATTATAATCCTTACTAAAGAAGACTGACCAGGGGCCCGATATTCACACAATAGGAATTAGTTCCATCAATTTTCTCCATTTTTTCTGAAGGTATATCACTGCATGTTTCTGCATATACAAAAAATCGTCGTAAAAAAAGTACGAGCGAAAGCATCGGGCGATcgaactttttcatttatgaaTATTGATGAAGTGAtcttcgattgcgtgagaatcgggcTCCAGATCTTCAAATTCGAAGACGATTCAAAGAGTTTATTGCCATTCGGCCCTATTTGCGACACAGcctgaaatttaattaatttattttttttatttatattttttattattaatttcatacaattacaattcatttgttacaattaaataCTCTACAAGCTAGAAATTGTCTCTTcgtaattagttttattcacACAAGACATAGCCGTATAAGTTATCTGCAATAGCAGCTACAAGCTTCACTCACACTGCTCCTGATGCTGGGCTCGATGAGGTAGTTGTACGGGCAGAACACAAGCTGCGCGGCGGAGGcgagcgcgcgcgccgcgTAGTGCGCGCAGGCGCGGCGTTCGCGGCCCGCACTCACCAGCTCCTCCAGGTCGAAGGCCGGCGGGAGGGAATCGTGCCTCAGCGCCGCGCGGTTGTCGTAGAAGCTGCAGTTGCTCTCTAGGGTTTTTGATGATTTGGGCTGGAattccgtttttttttactcaggACAGGCTTGAAGCCTAGTGTGGAACCATCTGTATGTACactcattataaaaatttttgcccaataaatatatatatatatataataatataatataataggaaTGATTTATGAACCAAAAAAGGTACCATTTTATTGGTGGTTAACGGCAGGAGCCCTGTTATCACAAACTATTGAATATGATACATAGACAAAGGACATAACTACATACCTTAATACATTCCCTGCACATATCATTCTTAGACGTCCACTGCGCGCGATCGTAATCCCGTATACAGCTGTATTCCCTACTGGACAGCACGCTCATCTTCACCTCCCCGCAGTAAGAGGTCCTCTTGAACTCCTTGATGACCTGCTGCAGTTGCTTGTGTGTCCTGGCGCCGTAGTATATAGTGGGGATGCTGCAATCAACAAGCGTGCCGGTCCTGAGTCGCAGGCTCGACATCAGGCTATAGAGCTTTCTGGAATAAACCACCAGATTACCAGAGAAATTGTCTTGAAAATGTAAAACTGTGTTCGCACTTGAGGTAGGCTGAGGCGTGCACGGTTTGTCTCTGGTGCGCACACGGCTTAGGGTGCCCGCTGCTTATTGTTAAGTACTATTACtacattcaaaaataagtatttaacaaATTTGGAAGACATGACTGTATTTAAAGTAAAGCGAAAAAAGGAAAAgtgaaaaatttgtttattttctgtaaagCAGAATGTTGCTCATTGCCTCGGTTACGCCGTCTATGGCGTAACCGAGGCAGTGGAAACccttgttataaattaaaattctatgaTAAGTATTTGATTCTACTAAGATTTTTTGCATGTAATTGGCTaccataaaatacaaaaaatctatacaGGTATCTTGGAAGTTGAAAGTTAGGGATTTAAAGAGGAcagtaaaaaaacatacatgcaTCTATCTACTCTATATActatcacaataaataaataataattacatatatttacaactATAGTTACTTGTCACCATTAAAGTCAGTGAAACCAAatcaaaattactattttttatgaaaaaataccaGAAAGTGTGCTTCAGTGGCGCCCTCATCTACACCATaatcttttttcaaattttaaaaatttaactgGCTGAAAACTCgactttttaaaacttatcagcacaaaaaaaaacaaatacacacTTGATTTGCTCCGGTGTTTCTGGCGCGGGTTGGTTGATGGGTTTGGTCGGTGTGGACGGTGGGGTGAACTTGGGCTTCAATGGAGTTGACGGACCTTCTCCCGTTTCATACGGATTCAGTTTCTGCCGTTTCGGGTGAATCTTCACTAAGTTGTCGGGCGATTCTGAAGTTGATAATCGTTTGATGTAAATTGTTtcattaatatacatataatcgGTGTTAGTGCATCATGTTGATAGACCAGGCTTCCTTACCCAGGATGgtgaaatatttgtacttgtaGTTTTGCGTGTATTTTGTCTATATCAACTCCATAAAGACAGATTGAAATTTGTCATTATAAACCATAAGTACCCATGGACGTCTATATATGACAGCCTAGTCTTAAAACTTTGATGTCCTATGTCAATAACAAGAGTATGTATGAATAGAACACATGAATGGCGGGATCACGTTTACATATTGCACACACATATGCGACAATTAGGACATGACTAGCCCCAGGCACGCGACGATACGCAAGCTCCCTAGTGCAATGCCAAATACtgtaattatcatttattgaTTCTGGCTGCACCCTGGGGCTCAGCTCATGTCGGAATTTCAGGAGGTATGGAATTATTGGTCGATggaagtagttttttttttataaataagtaaatatggGTGACGCCCGAAAAGTTCCAGAACTTTCAGGGTAGCTAAACTTGTTTAGTAAAAATAGTATAAGCCCATTCTAGACGATTGTGGcatattacacaaaaataacatttcaaatcTGACAAGTTTTTCACGTTCCAAAAAAATGAAGCTTTGTGAATaacaagtttaaattaatttcaaaacagTTTAAGAAGTACTTATTCTACTTTTGTTGCCACCTAGCTTAAACTGTGTCCTGATGTTCTATAGTCATAGAAAGTCGCAACTAATCACTCGGCATTAATACATACTATTTACtaatcaaattaaacatttagaACAGATATAGTCCCTACCTTCAGTAcctaacataaaaaaactactttatGTACATTTTCCTCGACTACTAACtactttattaacattttcctCGAACAAGATGGCGGATGACAATGACGCCATTACCGGGATTACGGTGACTCGCGGCCTAATGTAAGTATTGAAACGAACCCTCGCGTCCCAATCCCAACTGGCATTCGAGTGCGAAGCCCGTGagctaaaaaagaaaaaaaatgactGGCCGCACAGTTCTTTTGCCGTTTGAAGTTGACGGGTTCTAATttcgaattttgttttttatactttgCTTTGCTATGTTTTTCCGGCCAGTTTCAGGAATtatgaattttcaatttgttctGTATAATATTTGGGTTGGCTAGATATAACTTGTCCTATGTTGAATATTGTGTATGTAGTTCCAGAGAATAGCGCGTGTAAATATAGAAACAGTTCCATTCTGTTAGCAAATGGTTTGTTATTGAATATGATGAATATGTAGTATCCTACCATTAAGCTCCTGCAAAGGTTCCTGCCTCTTGCCACCGCTGCATACAACCGTACCATTCCAATATGTATTCTCATCTcctgtattaaaaaatagtttattaaattctGTAGTTAAGTACAAActactgaaatatttaatgtaggtatgttcttcaaacaaaaagtttaaatagatTACAATTGACACACATGCTTTTGTTGTGTTGTTGttcgtgtttatttattttgttcataagGCCGACAGTTCACAACCGAAATATGGATAATAAAGaacatacttaatttaatattataatacgtttggtagtataataaaacattaatttataaaaaaaatattaatccgAGATTATAGCTACATATCAAAACTATATGTCGCTCACCAAGAAACTAACTCGATTTTTCGTGTAAAGCCTCATTTTGTGATTCACAATATTATCGactttttaaatctaatataTCCATCcgatattattatctaaagtGGAACgtgagaattttaaattttcgacACAGGTACGATCTTTGTGTTACTTATTTCGAGATTATCACATAGGCGACGTTATAATCATAACACTACGAGTTAGCGATCCATTCATGCGCATTTATCAGTGATAACAATTACTTTATCACGTGAGGACGTTATAGTGAAATACAGTTATATATAGTGTAATACTGTAATAAAACATTGCCGTCGGGAGGGATAATGGAAGAGTTTTTCGGAAAGAAGTATGTACTGACAAAACATgagaattttgaagattaccTTTCACATATTGGTAcgatgttaatttatttttgttgcatcaAAAAACGTGTAAAATGTTTAGATTTAGATCGATTTCTCATCTCCAAAAACCTTCATATAATGTTTATGCTAATAGCAACATTTggctgtatgtttgttagatCTAAGTGGACAGTATGCAATGAAATTtgctttattaatataacttgCTAATGGAAAACCATTAGcttaaattatttgagtgttataATGAATCCAAATATAAAACAGGTCCCCACCTACTATCACTAACCATAATAGCAGAaagacaataataacattatattatatatcgaGACTAATGAGATTTTCAGAGATAAGGAATTTTGACTCAAACTAGCGAATATTCAAAAGtagttttaaacaaatgtCCATCACTTTGGCTTTTCGATGtcagattataatatttttaaagttttaatatttacatcgAATATTGTGTCTATAATAGTATCAAATATCGTGGTCAAGTAGCAAAGACAAATATAGAGGTATAAATTGGTGTTTATGGCAATTGATGGCATCAATTAATGGCGATTTGAATACGTTATCTTAAAttgataacaaaatttatacgtGTCCAATTTATCTTCGACATCTTCTTGATTTAGTAAGAAACACATTAAATACGTTAAATTACAAAGGAAGAACAGATTTTGtccatgttttaaaattaattgtcactggtaatcaaatcaaaaaatctaaaatgtctgtaaagaaaatcaaatttttcCGATCATTGAAAAATTTTAGAACGACATATCGCTAAGTAAGAATTACGGAATtttcgcaaataaaaatacattaatttcgCAATTACTAAAGTACCTATCGTGATAacaaaaaaacctatatttttgaaagaaacactatattaacattaattaacagCTAACATAGTATGCAATTTCGACTTTCAACGCTTTATGAGCTGTTCTTCGGTCTACTGCCACTATCAGTCAAATTTCATTTCCAGGTGTCGGATACATCGGTCGCAAACTAGCCCTTACTCTCAAACTAGTGCAGTCTCTATCGCGCAATGAAGATGGAACTTATCTATTCAATATTCACACGACTATTTTCAATTGGGACATCGTGTTCACGCCCGGAGTGGAATATGACGAGAAGAAACCAGACGGCACTGTTGTAAGTCAATGGCTTTGCTATTTGAGAAGTTATAAATTCATCCATTTATAtacccactaatattataaagggatgtttctcagagcgtttcgtttaaattacattttaaagattttctcAAAGAcctattatttgattttaaaataattaatctgtactgtggtaatgtcaattttatgaatgattgattttggaaacgAATTCCTTCCTCAataaaattgacggatcgtaacgACAGCGCGGTCACACCATTTGAAGATacatacattatccaagattgctataggctatattttatctcaaaattcccacgagagtgaagccccgggtaacaaaattgacattaccacagtacagattaattattataaagtcagatggtaaaattaattcttgcctttgttaaaatttgaaaaattgtaatgacagcgctgctgcagcggtcgaaacaTTCTGAGATCCACCCAATACTAGCGGTCAGTGTTTCAGATACGAGCGATCATGACGTTAGAAGGCAACGTGTTGACGCACATACAGAAACACGCGGCAGGAAGGCACGCCACACACGTCATAGAATTCTTCccggataaaaatattatagtgagTTAATTAAtcccattaatattttaagattaagCTTAACTATCGATAAATATCGTTAACTCGAGTCGATTGAGAATTTATACCAGTAGCCGGCTGATATACTGCCGAATGGTTCGGATCGAATCGGACTTTCATTTTTGTTCTCtggtcacaaaatatataatacttatacttCTTACaacattatagttttttacGGTGGttacaagttaaaaatatatagacttTCCGACCAactttaaatatgaattatcacaatgattttaaatgcctatgattttctattttatctagatttcATAGCACGAACGAATATGGACAAATCGATCTGATTGagttaaccccaaagtaagttcgagacttgtgttatggaatactgactcaacgatactatacgaactttaaaaaatacaacaacttcaaatattgatgtttttaaattatttaatttaattaattaactattttcAGAAAACCACCGCACAGGGTTTTGACAAAACATGCACACGATATTACAAATTGGTGGAGTAAAAAGGCCTACTACGTGTGGGAATTtgtgttatgtaaataataattattgataggaaagaaaacagataaataaatagcatttatatattttcaagcaAACCAGAAAAAAAGggatattcatattaatttatattttaatatagaaaataaacttatctCATACCTAAAAGCAGTGTTTTTCatttagtaatttatgtatgttttcatttgtacttcaaccgattgagctgaatttttgtacacacgtttagtttggatgacaatgcatttattatgataaacatgacctgatggtgtacCCAGGAACGTCTCCACACGTGGGATcttctcaacggtttactaaCTGCaaggacatgattttttttcacacattgaatgcaataagatctctctgataacaataaaagcttgtgttaaaatgccattattgtaaaaaaaacttttttgcttttgaaatataaaacagaatggtcaagattgatTGATACACATCCCCTGTTACGAGCCAAGAGTCACCTCCTTCTTGTTGCTATTACATTTTAGCAaacagttaaattttaaaaagtgtgATATCTGTcgatgtgataaataaaaaaataaagaatatacatatcctggttatttttattgtgctGCGACAATGACGTAGTGCCAATATCAAAACGAAAGTTCTTCGTTTCGTACCTATCACGTTTATATTCTCTAAAACTACCAGttagatttgattttttaaaaatctgacaGCTCAATCATAGATTGAAGAAGTTTATTGTCCgccttttgtttaatttaaagacGGGGGTGAAGAGAAATGCAAGGTAACCCACCTGCGCACGAGCGTTAAAAACGCTCCTGACGTTACGTGACGTtggcatttttaaattaccgaTTCGACATAAGTGACATTTGACATTCAACCTACTTaaagagtaataaaaatttgttacattaaAAAGCGATCATGTTGAACTGATTTATTGCACTCATATATTCTACTCAAGTGCTTTTTAAACGCacattgaaattgaaaagcaAGACAAGACTTCTAGCTTTAACGCAACTCGTGTGAGTAATTACCTTTTCCAAAGTGTTGGTTTTGTTT from Plodia interpunctella isolate USDA-ARS_2022_Savannah chromosome 21, ilPloInte3.2, whole genome shotgun sequence includes the following:
- the LOC128679520 gene encoding fatty acid-binding protein, heart-like; the protein is MEEFFGKKYVLTKHENFEDYLSHIGVGYIGRKLALTLKLVQSLSRNEDGTYLFNIHTTIFNWDIVFTPGVEYDEKKPDGTVIRAIMTLEGNVLTHIQKHAAGRHATHVIEFFPDKNIIKTTAQGFDKTCTRYYKLVE